A window of Lujinxingia sediminis contains these coding sequences:
- a CDS encoding ATP-binding protein — protein MSYEEGYENLRKLKSLYESTESHRNEATTRLHLIDQLFFNCLGWERSETNAEEHDNGEYVDYMFYITNRVLVVEAKKEGISFEVPAGNRTRIRKISTICRGNAGLQSAIQQALRYAQQCGVLFAAVANGHQIIAFLATRTDGVSPMEGQALVFESFDVMEADFLILWNALSRSAVSKRNLKYQLLQTPYKEPPTKLAQKIPDYPGVISRNIYQAEMKNLAEMVFEDIPKDSRFEAEFLDECYCEIGALSQSSLLGKAVLNTRYAAVFDTSTPGPAITPANTKNGISEELKNPSASNRPILILGEVGVGKTTFLRRLVLEQKSESEDLVSLFVNLGYEANLTDNLRSYLLREICSQIKRKYQINIYSNKFVRHLYRDELRELEDGIHGDLKQINPEKYLEKEIELLESLQRISDSHLKRAIEELARSHRKRLLLFLDNADQRDLHTQQLVFLAAQEFSQWPVTVFVSLRPSTYYESLRNGALSGYHPKAFTISPARTDEVIKKRLNLARKILAGDSSVALTSPNIERMVPELSLIVRSFQNSFTKRGEIAEFVDNVAAGNLRQALDFVRDSFGSAHVNTKKMVEIYRKSGRYTVPLHELIRSVMFGDTMYFSPKTSPICNLFDVTSCNEREHFLLPLLMQLLLDKANVGQSDGFVEAPKVVAQLQSFGFIPEQIDDAILRATNHRLVTTSGGRRPSQSNQYQVQLRITTAGAYHILRLTRMFTYIDAVVVDTPIFDESLHARIRDEWTIRGRIKRAEEFVNYLDIAWERSSFGTQPLGWESISSSLKEDINRIKTAIDRPVSR, from the coding sequence ATGAGCTACGAAGAAGGATACGAAAATCTTCGCAAGCTAAAGTCGCTATATGAGTCCACAGAGTCACACCGAAATGAAGCAACGACGAGACTCCATCTAATAGATCAGCTTTTTTTCAACTGCCTTGGTTGGGAACGCAGTGAGACCAACGCGGAAGAACACGACAATGGTGAGTATGTCGACTACATGTTTTACATTACCAATCGGGTGTTAGTAGTTGAGGCAAAAAAGGAAGGAATTTCATTTGAAGTCCCCGCCGGAAACCGCACCAGAATTAGAAAAATAAGTACCATTTGTCGGGGAAATGCAGGCCTTCAAAGTGCCATTCAACAAGCATTAAGATATGCCCAGCAATGCGGTGTTTTATTTGCGGCTGTAGCAAATGGCCATCAAATTATCGCATTTCTTGCTACTAGAACTGATGGCGTGTCTCCGATGGAAGGACAAGCTCTCGTTTTTGAAAGCTTTGACGTTATGGAAGCTGACTTTCTTATACTTTGGAACGCCCTATCTCGCAGTGCCGTCTCTAAACGCAATTTGAAGTACCAGCTTCTTCAAACTCCATATAAAGAGCCCCCTACGAAACTGGCGCAAAAGATCCCAGACTATCCTGGTGTCATATCGAGAAATATTTATCAGGCTGAAATGAAGAATTTGGCAGAAATGGTTTTTGAAGATATTCCCAAAGACTCTCGATTTGAAGCGGAGTTTTTAGATGAGTGTTATTGCGAAATAGGAGCACTCTCTCAAAGCTCACTACTCGGGAAAGCAGTTTTAAACACAAGATACGCTGCCGTATTCGACACCTCAACTCCCGGCCCAGCTATAACTCCCGCAAATACAAAAAACGGAATTTCAGAAGAACTTAAAAACCCAAGCGCGTCGAATCGACCGATTCTTATTCTTGGCGAGGTAGGGGTCGGAAAAACCACTTTTTTACGACGCCTTGTATTAGAACAAAAATCAGAAAGTGAAGACTTAGTAAGCCTATTCGTTAACTTAGGTTACGAGGCAAACCTTACTGATAATCTGCGAAGCTATTTATTGCGTGAAATTTGCAGCCAAATCAAGAGAAAATATCAAATCAACATCTACTCAAACAAGTTCGTCCGACATCTTTATCGCGACGAACTCCGAGAGCTTGAAGACGGCATTCATGGCGACTTGAAACAAATAAATCCAGAAAAATATTTAGAGAAAGAAATTGAACTCTTAGAAAGTCTTCAGAGAATTTCAGACTCTCATCTTAAGCGGGCAATTGAAGAGCTCGCTAGATCCCATCGGAAACGGCTCTTGCTTTTTTTGGACAATGCTGACCAACGGGATTTACATACACAGCAATTGGTATTCTTGGCGGCCCAAGAGTTTTCGCAATGGCCCGTCACTGTATTTGTCTCCCTTCGTCCCAGCACTTATTACGAATCTCTTAGAAATGGTGCATTGAGTGGTTATCATCCCAAGGCGTTTACAATTTCACCAGCACGAACTGATGAAGTAATCAAAAAGAGGTTGAATCTTGCAAGGAAAATTTTAGCTGGCGACTCTTCTGTCGCTTTAACGTCTCCAAATATTGAAAGAATGGTACCAGAGCTTTCTTTGATTGTTCGATCGTTCCAGAACTCTTTCACAAAGCGGGGCGAAATAGCCGAGTTTGTTGATAATGTCGCAGCAGGAAATTTACGGCAGGCTTTGGATTTTGTTCGAGACTCCTTTGGAAGCGCGCATGTCAACACAAAAAAGATGGTTGAAATATATAGAAAATCAGGACGATACACTGTGCCACTTCACGAGTTAATCAGGTCAGTAATGTTCGGTGATACAATGTATTTTTCTCCAAAAACTTCACCCATTTGCAATTTGTTTGATGTGACCTCCTGTAATGAAAGAGAGCACTTCTTACTTCCCCTTTTAATGCAGCTTTTGCTTGATAAAGCGAATGTTGGGCAATCGGACGGCTTTGTTGAAGCGCCTAAAGTTGTGGCTCAACTACAATCTTTTGGTTTCATCCCAGAGCAGATTGACGATGCGATCCTTCGCGCTACCAACCATAGATTAGTAACTACTTCTGGCGGTCGTCGACCATCTCAATCCAATCAATACCAAGTCCAACTTCGTATTACGACAGCCGGAGCATATCATATTTTAAGGCTTACTCGGATGTTCACCTATATCGACGCAGTTGTGGTTGACACTCCGATTTTTGACGAAAGTCTACATGCCAGGATTCGTGATGAGTGGACAATACGGGGTCGAATTAAGAGGGCTGAAGAATTTGTGAACTATTTGGATATAGCGTGGGAACGATCGAGCTTCGGCACACAACCACTTGGTTGGGAGTCTATATCATCCTCACTGAAAGAAGACATCAATAGAATCAAAACAGCAATCGATCGACCTGTGTCGAGATAG
- a CDS encoding DNA methyltransferase — translation MSGESEVIHGDCLTELRGLKDRFALVYLDPPFFTNTTQRAVTRDGRNEYSYEDSWPSMESYLEYMKARLEAVLNVVTENASIVYHCDRRTSHHARLLLETLLGVDSFRSEIVWTYKRWSNSKKGLMPAHQTLFWFTVGDDYIFNQRFEGYSPTTNVDQLLQMRTRDSRNKSVYAYGDNGSVIPNGAKKGVPVSDVWDIPYLNPKAKERVGYPTQKPVALLSRVVEMFSNPEDYVLDPFCGSGTTLVATQLHGRTGVGIDLNQDAVALCRSRLQNPVITQSKVLEVGRESYRRSDDAWESYLIGLDVTPVHRNSSIDAVLENGHHGLPVLFRVQRPGESISALSISMAEAVEKKQAAAGFIVRNRNQRAAQGRLFNEVLCDRVYVVDSVGCQVHAALAALN, via the coding sequence ATGAGTGGTGAGAGCGAGGTGATTCATGGCGACTGTTTAACAGAATTACGCGGTCTTAAAGACCGGTTTGCATTGGTTTATTTAGACCCGCCTTTTTTTACAAATACGACGCAGCGAGCCGTTACGCGGGATGGACGTAATGAGTACAGTTATGAGGACTCTTGGCCCTCGATGGAGTCATATCTTGAATATATGAAAGCACGCCTTGAGGCGGTGCTTAACGTGGTTACAGAAAATGCGTCTATAGTTTATCATTGTGATCGGCGTACAAGTCACCATGCTAGACTGTTGTTGGAGACTCTTTTGGGTGTTGATAGTTTTAGGTCTGAAATTGTTTGGACATATAAACGGTGGTCTAATTCCAAAAAAGGTTTAATGCCTGCACACCAAACACTGTTTTGGTTTACGGTTGGTGATGATTACATTTTTAATCAACGCTTTGAAGGGTACTCTCCAACAACCAATGTTGATCAGCTGTTGCAAATGCGTACCCGAGATTCGCGAAATAAATCTGTTTATGCATATGGCGATAATGGTAGTGTTATACCTAACGGGGCGAAGAAGGGTGTACCTGTTTCCGATGTTTGGGATATTCCATACTTGAATCCAAAGGCAAAAGAGAGAGTTGGTTATCCAACTCAGAAGCCTGTAGCTCTGCTGTCAAGGGTTGTGGAAATGTTCTCGAATCCAGAAGATTACGTGCTGGATCCTTTTTGTGGTAGTGGCACAACCCTTGTTGCTACACAATTGCATGGTCGAACGGGGGTTGGTATCGACCTTAACCAAGATGCAGTGGCGCTGTGCCGAAGTAGATTACAGAATCCGGTAATCACTCAATCGAAAGTTCTTGAGGTTGGCCGTGAGAGCTATCGTCGGAGCGATGATGCGTGGGAGTCCTATCTAATAGGGCTTGATGTAACTCCTGTGCATCGAAACTCTTCAATTGATGCTGTTTTGGAGAATGGACACCATGGTCTACCAGTGCTTTTTCGAGTGCAGCGCCCAGGAGAGTCAATTTCCGCACTGAGTATTAGTATGGCAGAAGCAGTAGAAAAGAAACAAGCAGCGGCTGGGTTTATTGTGCGTAATCGCAATCAACGCGCTGCGCAAGGCCGTCTATTTAACGAGGTCTTATGTGATAGGGTATATGTTGTTGATTCGGTTGGGTGTCAAGTTCATGCCGCTTTGGCTGCACTTAATTGA
- a CDS encoding ApaLI family restriction endonuclease, producing the protein MVVNVEEDIRAIANRYAEQLSKKVAKRVLDMDSDDTSHFLIYRVLGVSENEGRNIDVYQNKGRFLYRYAGAFLEEATKVCFKSRFPGAKTIKVDNTRGSKPKTFEIDIADEVSKVGIEVKWRDATTDGDHITKEHTRLLAVKDAGYTPIRVMYYYPNREQALRVQRALASLYREAGGQYFAGEEAWQFVVDKTGVDLLRILTELAEEKT; encoded by the coding sequence ATGGTAGTGAATGTTGAAGAGGATATTCGAGCTATCGCAAACCGCTATGCGGAACAGCTTTCGAAAAAAGTTGCTAAGCGCGTTCTGGATATGGACTCCGATGACACATCTCATTTCTTGATCTATAGAGTTCTTGGTGTGTCGGAGAATGAAGGTCGAAATATTGATGTTTATCAAAATAAGGGCCGATTTCTTTACCGGTATGCAGGAGCTTTTCTCGAAGAAGCCACTAAGGTTTGTTTTAAAAGCCGGTTTCCGGGAGCTAAAACTATAAAAGTGGATAATACACGTGGGTCTAAACCTAAGACGTTTGAAATTGATATTGCTGATGAGGTGAGTAAGGTTGGGATTGAAGTGAAGTGGAGAGATGCTACTACAGATGGCGATCATATTACAAAGGAACATACTCGTCTCCTCGCAGTTAAAGATGCAGGATATACACCGATACGCGTGATGTATTATTATCCAAATAGAGAACAGGCTCTTCGAGTTCAACGGGCGCTTGCGAGTCTATATCGAGAGGCGGGTGGCCAGTATTTTGCTGGCGAAGAAGCATGGCAGTTTGTTGTGGATAAGACCGGTGTTGATCTGTTGAGGATCTTGACAGAGCTTGCGGAGGAAAAAACATGA